Within the Pseudonocardia alni genome, the region GAGCAACGTGGACTCGCGCAGCGTCACCGGGACCGGGTCCGCTCGTTGTCGTCTCCGGTACCCCAACCGCAGCCCACCGCGCGCCCGTCGCACGCGGTGACCGGACCCGAGGGAGGTCGAGTGGACGTCGTACGAACCGTGGTGCCCGGCGCGCTGCTGCTCGACCCGACCGTCGCCGACACATCCGGCCCGGACCTCACGGCCTTCACCGTGCGACGACGGCGCCGCCCGGCCCGGGACGCCGTGCTCGGCCTGTTCGGCCATCCCGGCGACGCGGTGCTGCTCGGCGTCCCCCGCGGCAGCGGCTACGCCGTCGTCATCGACGCCCGGCCGGACGCCGACACCTTCGGCCGGCTCGCCGTCGCGCTGCTCGGGGGCCCGCAGCGACTGCTCGTCCCGCCGGGCTGCCTCTACGGCCTCCAGTCCGTCGCGAGCGGGACCGTCGTCGAGCTGCGCAGCGCCACCCGGCTCCCGCGCCGGGAACGCTTCGACGTCGACCCGGACGACCCGGACCTGGCGGTCCGCTGGCTCCGCCCCCGGCCGGCCCGGACACCGGGCACGGCACGCTCCTGGGCCGCGCTGACCGCCCGCCTCGGGGCTCCCGCGGGCCCCCGCCGGGACCGCGTCTCCCTCTGGTGACCCCGGGCGCCGTCCCCGGTGTGAGGACGGGCGCATGTGAGCCGGTCGGCCCGGTCGGCGAGATCACGAATCGGTCACGTAACGTCGTCACCAGGCCGGATCGACGACGCCCCGCGCCGGACGGCGGCACGACCGTGTCCGCCGGGACGTGGACACGAGGGGTTGCCGAGGTGCTGAGCGAGCGCGAGAACCGTCGACTGCACGAGATCGAGGTGCAGCTGCGACTGACCGACCCGCGACTGGTCCGCCGGTTCTCCGCGCTGAACACCGCACTGCGCGCCCCGGCCCGCCACGGTGGACGGCTTCTCGCCGGCTTCGCCCGCGACCGGCGCACCGTGCACGGCTCCGGCCCGTTCCCGACGATGCTGCTGGGG harbors:
- a CDS encoding dTDP-4-dehydrorhamnose 3,5-epimerase family protein → MDVVRTVVPGALLLDPTVADTSGPDLTAFTVRRRRRPARDAVLGLFGHPGDAVLLGVPRGSGYAVVIDARPDADTFGRLAVALLGGPQRLLVPPGCLYGLQSVASGTVVELRSATRLPRRERFDVDPDDPDLAVRWLRPRPARTPGTARSWAALTARLGAPAGPRRDRVSLW
- a CDS encoding DUF3040 domain-containing protein, translating into MLSERENRRLHEIEVQLRLTDPRLVRRFSALNTALRAPARHGGRLLAGFARDRRTVHGSGPFPTMLLGTALVVLLLGAVLVSVPVVVAGILVAGLALAVAATTGPQAHPGTA